A window of Dorea formicigenerans contains these coding sequences:
- a CDS encoding DUF6040 family protein translates to MIGEYQNKIRCLTQQRDYARTHQKIVEIPVEKPVLYEKCESCDRTAYQNEKAKYGTQKERLAGQYKAKTVMFQTTLFLLAWYSLTTTLFQAVQSDVFLSDCKSFFHDAASFLQTFIGWTIDAGQSVAQISTKIPNPFIAGMVYWLFLILVVGICVAGTGILAILIEIKVIELYKKNCWDVITLLMILTSTAVIIYFGEAIKKALSVNLLLLFVLSQGVYLGIRCYLKNRLGTKQYW, encoded by the coding sequence ATGATCGGGGAATATCAAAATAAAATACGCTGTTTAACACAACAACGGGATTATGCCCGGACACATCAGAAAATCGTAGAGATACCGGTAGAAAAGCCGGTACTCTATGAAAAATGTGAATCCTGTGACCGGACAGCCTATCAGAATGAAAAAGCGAAATACGGAACACAAAAAGAGCGACTTGCCGGACAGTATAAAGCAAAAACGGTAATGTTCCAAACAACCTTGTTCCTTCTTGCATGGTATTCGCTGACAACCACTCTTTTTCAGGCAGTACAGTCCGATGTGTTCCTTTCCGATTGTAAATCATTCTTCCATGATGCAGCGTCATTCCTACAAACTTTTATCGGTTGGACAATTGATGCCGGGCAATCTGTGGCACAGATTAGCACAAAAATTCCAAATCCTTTTATAGCCGGAATGGTATATTGGTTATTTCTGATATTGGTTGTCGGAATATGTGTGGCAGGGACAGGGATACTGGCGATACTGATAGAAATAAAGGTTATAGAATTATATAAGAAAAACTGTTGGGATGTTATTACTCTACTGATGATACTGACAAGTACTGCTGTCATCATTTATTTTGGAGAAGCAATTAAAAAAGCACTTTCCGTAAATCTTCTATTGCTTTTCGTACTTTCTCAGGGAGTATATCTTGGAATCAGATGTTATTTGAAAAATCGGTTAGGTACCAAGCAATATTGGTGA
- a CDS encoding type II toxin-antitoxin system RelE/ParE family toxin codes for MIYEVELSEQADSDLRGIFEYISFELQSPENASGQLDRLEEQILSLDTMPERYRKYEKEPWKSRGLRVLPVDNYVVLYIPDSDKKVVTILRVMYAGRDIDNQLNLHTKQ; via the coding sequence ATGATATATGAAGTAGAATTATCCGAACAGGCTGACAGTGATTTGAGAGGGATTTTTGAATATATTTCTTTTGAATTACAATCGCCGGAAAATGCAAGCGGACAGCTTGACCGTCTGGAAGAACAGATATTAAGTCTGGATACGATGCCGGAGCGTTATCGAAAATATGAAAAAGAACCGTGGAAAAGTCGTGGACTTCGTGTATTACCAGTAGACAATTATGTGGTACTTTATATTCCAGACAGCGATAAAAAAGTTGTAACAATACTTAGAGTAATGTATGCCGGACGGGACATAGACAATCAGTTAAATCTCCACACAAAGCAATAA
- a CDS encoding type II toxin-antitoxin system RelB/DinJ family antitoxin, which translates to MATKSANLYARIEPDVKEKAESILSTLGIPASSAINMFYKQIILQRGLPFEVKIPSDRPVDISTLSEAEFNEELEKGYADMQAGRTKNAKKAFADIRKDYGL; encoded by the coding sequence ATGGCTACAAAATCAGCAAATTTATATGCAAGGATTGAACCAGATGTCAAAGAAAAAGCAGAAAGTATCCTGTCTACACTTGGTATCCCTGCTTCCAGTGCTATCAATATGTTTTATAAACAGATTATCTTACAGAGAGGACTTCCGTTTGAAGTAAAAATACCATCTGACAGACCTGTTGATATCAGCACATTATCAGAAGCAGAGTTCAATGAAGAATTGGAGAAAGGATATGCGGATATGCAGGCTGGACGGACAAAAAATGCGAAGAAAGCATTTGCTGACATTCGCAAGGATTATGGCTTATGA
- a CDS encoding RNA polymerase sigma factor produces MDMIQDWMIINKIKMGDPDAWDILVHKYYDSVYFYCVRRCYGDCDIASDLTQDIFLKLVESLPRYRFIGKFQNYLYTMAVNTCNNYLKKRHIEQIELTDNFTTDLDTSLIDEILHDERKETVQKALDLLPEIQREVVILRYYHDLKVKDIATITGVGVSTVQSRIYQGLRKLEKVLEREEFYDG; encoded by the coding sequence ATGGATATGATACAAGACTGGATGATAATAAACAAAATTAAGATGGGAGATCCTGATGCATGGGATATTTTAGTACATAAATATTATGATAGTGTGTATTTTTATTGTGTTCGCAGATGTTATGGAGACTGCGATATAGCTTCTGATTTAACACAGGATATTTTTTTAAAATTGGTAGAAAGTTTACCTAGATACCGATTCATAGGAAAATTTCAAAATTATCTATACACTATGGCTGTCAATACTTGCAATAATTATTTGAAAAAAAGACATATTGAGCAAATAGAACTCACAGATAATTTTACAACTGATTTAGACACTTCATTGATTGATGAAATATTACATGATGAGAGAAAAGAAACGGTTCAAAAAGCACTTGATTTACTTCCTGAAATACAACGAGAGGTTGTGATACTACGGTATTATCACGATTTAAAGGTAAAAGATATTGCGACAATTACTGGCGTGGGGGTATCTACTGTACAGTCACGTATTTATCAAGGCCTTAGAAAATTAGAAAAAGTTTTAGAAAGAGAGGAATTTTATGATGGATAA
- a CDS encoding ABC transporter ATP-binding protein: protein MELTINNITKQYGNVTVLDDVSYRFTPGIYGILGANGAGKTTLFRIICGLMRANCGNIQYDHKDIALQAEYYRSILGFLPQDFRYYPDFTGLNFMMYIASLKGLNGKIAKKRCLDLLIQVGLDDVKNKKIRKYSGGMKQRLGIAQAMINNPEILILDEPTVGLDPKERVKFRKLISSFASEKIVLLSTHIVSDIEYIADEIIILKKGRIENTGTIRYLLKDINKCVWECLVPEKEVNRIEQVYTVSNRKYGEDGVVLRLISREKPFANAKQVDPVLEDLYLFYFREGE from the coding sequence ATGGAATTAACTATTAATAATATAACAAAACAATATGGGAATGTAACTGTGCTTGATGATGTGTCGTATCGATTTACTCCTGGAATTTACGGAATATTAGGTGCTAATGGGGCGGGTAAAACAACTTTATTTCGTATTATTTGTGGACTGATGAGAGCAAATTGTGGAAATATACAATATGACCATAAAGATATTGCTCTGCAAGCAGAATATTATCGCTCGATTCTTGGATTCTTACCACAAGATTTTCGATACTATCCTGATTTTACAGGATTAAATTTTATGATGTATATCGCTTCATTGAAAGGCTTAAATGGGAAAATAGCAAAAAAGAGATGTTTAGATTTATTGATTCAGGTTGGCTTAGATGATGTGAAAAATAAAAAAATCAGAAAGTATTCTGGCGGAATGAAACAGAGACTAGGTATCGCTCAAGCAATGATTAATAATCCGGAAATTTTAATATTAGATGAACCTACGGTAGGGCTCGATCCCAAAGAGCGAGTTAAATTTAGAAAACTGATAAGTTCGTTTGCATCAGAAAAAATAGTATTATTGTCTACACATATTGTATCAGATATAGAATATATAGCAGATGAAATCATTATTCTAAAAAAAGGTAGAATTGAAAATACAGGCACAATAAGATATTTGTTGAAAGATATTAACAAGTGTGTATGGGAATGCCTGGTTCCAGAAAAAGAAGTAAATCGAATTGAGCAAGTATATACAGTAAGTAATCGTAAATATGGAGAAGACGGAGTTGTTCTTCGACTTATTTCAAGGGAAAAACCTTTTGCAAATGCGAAACAAGTTGATCCGGTTTTAGAAGATTTGTATTTGTTTTATTTTAGAGAGGGGGAATGA